From Pelotomaculum schinkii, one genomic window encodes:
- a CDS encoding energy-coupling factor transporter ATPase — MQGIQLQNVTKEYANSQGQKICALKAVNLSIKPGEFIGIAGKNGSGKTTLARLLNGLHLPSTGRVIVNGMDTGRRRQIKEIRRQVAMVFQNPDNQLVSPVIEEEVAFGPENLDLPEEEIERRVDQVLQIVGLSELRHTSPHMLSGGQKQRVAIAAALAMRPAYLVLDEPTSMLDQTGRQGILDYLRELNKRQGITIILISHNMEDLAGAARMILLQEGSIVCDAPPWEAFNREEKNLDLKPPNIVRLAQMLRKSGYLLDEQITTLEQMENSICRLLKSTT; from the coding sequence TTGCAGGGGATTCAACTGCAAAATGTCACCAAAGAATATGCAAACAGCCAGGGTCAAAAAATTTGTGCTTTAAAGGCAGTTAATTTATCCATAAAACCCGGCGAGTTTATAGGCATAGCCGGAAAGAACGGCTCGGGTAAAACCACCCTTGCCCGTCTATTAAACGGTTTGCACCTTCCATCCACCGGCAGGGTTATAGTGAACGGCATGGACACCGGCCGGCGCCGGCAGATCAAGGAGATACGCCGCCAGGTGGCTATGGTTTTTCAAAATCCGGACAACCAGCTGGTAAGTCCGGTGATCGAGGAAGAAGTTGCCTTCGGGCCGGAGAATCTCGACCTGCCTGAGGAGGAGATCGAGCGCCGTGTTGACCAGGTCTTGCAGATTGTAGGACTGAGCGAACTGCGGCATACGTCGCCGCACATGCTGTCCGGGGGACAAAAGCAGCGGGTTGCCATAGCGGCAGCCCTGGCCATGCGGCCTGCTTACCTGGTTTTGGACGAACCGACTTCCATGCTGGACCAGACCGGCAGGCAGGGAATTCTTGACTACTTACGGGAGCTGAACAAGCGGCAGGGGATTACCATCATCCTGATCTCCCACAACATGGAAGACCTGGCCGGGGCGGCCCGTATGATCCTGCTGCAGGAAGGCAGTATTGTTTGTGACGCCCCTCCCTGGGAAGCTTTCAACCGGGAGGAAAAGAACCTTGACTTAAAGCCGCCGAATATCGTTCGCCTGGCTCAAATGCTTAGGAAGAGCGGTTACCTGCTGGATGAGCAAATCACCACTTTGGAGCAGATGGAGAACAGTATATGCCGGTTATTGAAATCAACAACTTAA
- a CDS encoding S-layer homology domain-containing protein: protein MLIRSISCRSGLIVVMLITLLLGAIPLVAYGESGTDQGQGAGSAARMAKLLGCEPAATLISDQGSKMEYQFDDLIDYNHVELVWYFPFGFFKTLEANLENNVKFYNKQTSQPVVLPNIVTVPITVDNYYMEVTDWWFKRITAHAPLGLTLKSTSLQPATTYVIEIGPDFEFNNGLKLGKTYTFAFTTKGIDPGGTTTSVPSDEQATNQMTPGQTPGCSDIGGHWAEAGIKQLVAAGIMNGYPDNTFKPDDTITRAEFCAILVKALKLTGEAGAAFADTGEHWAKDYIATAAANGIVHGTSGNNFAPDVPVTREQMALMICLAKKMTALDSWQDFSDADQLSYWAMDAVKTVSAKKLMSGYPDNTFRPQDFASRAEAAAVIVKLL, encoded by the coding sequence ATGTTAATCAGGAGCATTTCGTGTCGTTCCGGGCTGATTGTTGTAATGCTCATCACGCTCCTGCTGGGAGCTATACCCCTGGTTGCCTACGGAGAGAGCGGCACGGATCAAGGACAGGGCGCCGGTAGCGCCGCTCGAATGGCAAAACTGCTTGGATGTGAGCCGGCGGCTACTTTAATTAGCGACCAGGGTTCTAAAATGGAATATCAGTTTGACGATTTAATTGATTACAATCACGTGGAACTGGTCTGGTATTTTCCCTTCGGTTTTTTCAAAACCTTGGAAGCCAACCTGGAAAACAACGTGAAATTTTACAATAAACAAACCAGCCAGCCTGTTGTATTGCCTAATATAGTAACTGTGCCGATTACAGTTGACAATTACTACATGGAAGTTACCGACTGGTGGTTTAAAAGAATCACTGCGCACGCCCCGCTGGGGTTGACGCTCAAAAGCACCTCGCTTCAGCCGGCCACAACCTATGTTATTGAAATCGGTCCTGATTTTGAATTCAACAACGGGCTGAAGCTGGGGAAGACCTATACCTTTGCGTTTACTACCAAAGGAATAGACCCGGGCGGCACAACCACTTCCGTACCCTCTGATGAGCAAGCCACAAATCAAATGACGCCCGGCCAAACGCCAGGCTGTAGCGACATAGGCGGCCACTGGGCTGAAGCCGGCATTAAGCAGCTTGTTGCGGCAGGGATCATGAACGGCTACCCGGATAATACATTCAAACCGGATGATACAATCACACGGGCGGAATTTTGCGCCATACTGGTAAAGGCGCTCAAGCTGACCGGAGAGGCCGGTGCGGCCTTTGCCGATACCGGCGAGCACTGGGCTAAGGACTATATCGCCACCGCCGCCGCCAACGGTATCGTGCATGGTACAAGCGGGAATAATTTTGCGCCCGATGTTCCGGTCACCCGTGAACAAATGGCGCTCATGATCTGTCTGGCGAAAAAAATGACTGCGCTGGATAGCTGGCAAGACTTCAGCGATGCTGATCAGCTTTCCTACTGGGCTATGGACGCGGTGAAAACGGTTAGCGCGAAAAAGCTCATGTCGGGCTACCCGGATAACACCTTCCGGCCGCAAGACTTTGCCAGCCGGGCGGAAGCAGCAGCCGTTATTGTGAAATTATTGTAG
- a CDS encoding S-layer homology domain-containing protein, producing the protein MKNIRNKAMGILLFALILLASYIGVLQPAEIAANAGTAPVLTAGNVSGAAGDVIQVPVTLTSSGEVTGLQFDLSYDHTQLIYQQTSAGSLASGFSVITNPVGDNLRVIIYNGSNTPVPGGSGTVAQLQFQVAAGVQAGQTSALGLSGVILSDAQGQSVAATVNNGQFSVPQPADTMDPTWPDGSTLTAGSVTSTGLTLTWTQATDDTGVTSYAIYRDGTKIGTVDGALYSYSVTGLSANTSYTFTVRAGDAAGNWSTAGPGTGATTLVASAGLTPVSAATDHLGKEVILQFDRAMADPSGTQNQFTVNNGTTSDPVTGVALGANTDQIVLFLANSVSSAATVTLSYAPGTVTAADGSELQSLTVQAVTNNVLPVSSSMVGFDGNAVETSYDATGAVLKYRYVDPVDYDNVQLAWYFTNGFANPMVSNLNSYVKIYEKDSGAPVTLPNLMTQPNTPKTYNGPLAAYYGQTINEQVVTDWYFWQIGGNSPLGLDLVSRALKPSTTYIVEIDKGFTFNSGKSTATTYTFEFTTTATSQYAPSWADGSSLTVSNLGDTSLTLSWPAAQDNHGVAYNDTYSGQYIPNISYNIYQNGTLLATVDGKATSYDVCRLSPDSSYNFKVEATDFANNHSLTDLQTTAKTNEQSPAVPITSPIVTIDESGSNRNLAVTASTPSFQLTVPASVSNATLDLSSLLNTSGVTTATSALPAMDIAAYTGISSSAVVVRVPAGTTISAPASSNWDGTINVPAVQPNNTVTVTPDTGKTATVNAVIEVGFGDVQLTFSNAVRILIPGQAGKDAGYYRNGTFTKITNVLTSDSQDVGDALEPGTDGKIDVDNDLVIWTKHFTGFVTYTQTAASSGGDSGGSHSGGSDTRSPEWPDNAAVTVSRNQTEATLTWPAATDNVGVVNYRIKRDGVVLGSVDGSTTTYTDTGLQQGTNTYVWSVEAVDAAGNWSTAITGQGLSGQNPLSFVAASSTLTTVNGDNSTDDGPIEGSTTVPVNPTVRLYFDRGVTTDAVWSNNQQCLTMQDSTGTKVPINVFKLDSTTINDNLHYIFITPKSNLTSGKTYKIIISKNLTANNGHTLGENNGNTNEVVTFTVAASSGSPTSGGSGISVTTNGPTYTNGSASVDPAVGATVGLGDLARVVIPANALQETGSVTVDIKKVTSPPEIPAGFKAVSDVYEFSVGDKTAYSFAEKVALTFEFDASQIGSDGVPAVFYYDESQAKWVNIGGTVSGSTITVEVEHFTKYAVFAVPKAATPVVTPTQETLNDIEGHWAQNNIEKLVALGAVSGYPDGSFKPDGTITRAEFATILVKAFKLTPKSGKVFADTAGHWAEDNIATAAANGVLSGYDDNTFGPDDLITREQMAIMVVKAARLTMISEGTSFADNSGISEWAKGAVATVVKNGLMKGYPDNTFQPLGSATRAEAVTVIVNAL; encoded by the coding sequence TTGAAAAACATCAGAAATAAAGCTATGGGCATACTGCTCTTCGCATTAATTTTACTTGCTTCATACATAGGCGTATTACAACCGGCTGAAATTGCGGCAAATGCTGGTACGGCTCCGGTACTGACAGCCGGCAATGTCAGCGGCGCTGCCGGGGATGTGATCCAGGTACCGGTTACTTTAACAAGTTCAGGTGAAGTAACCGGACTGCAATTTGACTTAAGCTATGACCATACCCAGTTGATTTACCAGCAAACCAGCGCAGGGAGCCTGGCAAGCGGCTTTTCCGTTATCACCAACCCGGTAGGTGATAACTTAAGGGTGATCATCTACAACGGGAGCAACACACCTGTTCCCGGCGGCAGCGGCACGGTAGCGCAGCTGCAGTTCCAGGTTGCCGCAGGAGTGCAAGCCGGACAGACAAGCGCACTGGGATTAAGCGGGGTAATTCTCTCTGACGCCCAGGGCCAGTCCGTTGCGGCAACAGTGAATAACGGGCAATTCAGCGTACCCCAGCCTGCGGATACCATGGATCCCACCTGGCCGGATGGCAGTACTCTGACAGCCGGCAGTGTAACCTCGACCGGCCTGACCCTGACCTGGACCCAGGCCACCGACGATACCGGCGTGACCTCTTATGCCATCTACAGGGATGGGACGAAAATTGGTACGGTCGACGGGGCCTTATACAGCTACAGCGTTACCGGCCTGTCGGCAAATACATCCTACACCTTCACCGTGCGGGCGGGGGATGCCGCCGGCAACTGGAGCACTGCCGGGCCGGGCACGGGCGCTACCACCCTGGTTGCTTCAGCCGGCCTGACGCCGGTCAGCGCCGCCACCGATCACCTGGGCAAGGAGGTCATTCTGCAGTTTGACCGGGCGATGGCCGATCCCAGTGGGACCCAAAACCAATTCACGGTTAATAACGGTACGACCTCAGACCCGGTCACAGGAGTGGCCCTGGGAGCTAATACCGACCAGATCGTGCTGTTCCTGGCCAACTCTGTCTCCAGCGCCGCTACCGTTACCCTGAGCTATGCCCCGGGCACGGTTACCGCAGCCGACGGGAGCGAGCTGCAGTCCCTCACCGTTCAGGCGGTAACCAATAACGTGCTGCCTGTCAGCTCAAGCATGGTAGGCTTCGATGGAAACGCGGTGGAGACATCCTACGATGCGACCGGCGCTGTCCTGAAGTACCGCTACGTCGACCCGGTGGACTACGACAACGTCCAGCTTGCCTGGTACTTTACCAACGGGTTCGCTAACCCCATGGTGAGCAACCTGAACAGCTATGTGAAGATCTACGAGAAAGACAGCGGCGCCCCGGTAACGCTCCCGAATCTCATGACCCAGCCCAACACTCCGAAGACGTATAACGGGCCGCTGGCGGCATACTACGGACAGACCATCAACGAGCAGGTGGTTACCGACTGGTACTTCTGGCAGATAGGAGGCAACTCTCCCCTCGGCCTCGACCTGGTGAGCCGCGCTCTCAAGCCTTCCACCACCTACATCGTGGAGATCGACAAGGGCTTTACCTTCAACAGCGGAAAGTCGACCGCCACCACCTATACCTTCGAGTTCACCACGACAGCGACCTCGCAGTACGCTCCGTCCTGGGCTGATGGCAGCAGCCTCACGGTCTCAAATCTCGGAGATACCAGCCTGACTTTAAGCTGGCCGGCCGCTCAGGATAACCACGGAGTGGCTTATAATGACACTTACAGTGGTCAGTACATTCCTAACATTAGTTATAACATCTACCAGAATGGTACTCTGCTGGCCACAGTTGACGGTAAGGCCACTTCCTATGATGTTTGCCGTCTTAGCCCTGACTCATCCTATAATTTCAAGGTGGAAGCCACTGATTTTGCTAATAATCATAGCCTGACTGATCTGCAGACTACGGCCAAAACGAATGAGCAGAGCCCTGCAGTACCTATCACCAGTCCAATTGTTACTATTGATGAGAGTGGCAGCAATAGGAATCTGGCGGTAACCGCCAGTACTCCCTCTTTCCAATTGACCGTGCCGGCCAGTGTAAGTAATGCCACCCTCGATCTATCTTCATTGCTGAATACCTCCGGTGTTACCACAGCTACCAGTGCATTACCGGCGATGGACATAGCTGCTTACACGGGTATTAGCAGTTCCGCGGTAGTTGTACGCGTACCTGCCGGGACCACCATCAGCGCTCCGGCTTCATCCAATTGGGACGGCACCATCAACGTGCCCGCAGTACAGCCCAACAACACCGTGACCGTAACCCCGGATACCGGGAAAACCGCCACAGTTAACGCGGTAATAGAAGTCGGCTTTGGTGACGTGCAGCTGACATTCAGCAATGCCGTCAGGATCCTCATTCCCGGCCAGGCCGGCAAGGATGCAGGTTACTACAGGAACGGGACATTTACTAAAATAACCAACGTCCTGACTTCCGACAGCCAGGACGTTGGTGACGCGCTGGAGCCGGGTACGGACGGCAAAATCGATGTTGATAATGATCTCGTAATCTGGACCAAACATTTCACCGGGTTTGTCACTTACACCCAAACTGCTGCGTCTAGCGGTGGCGACAGTGGTGGTAGCCACAGTGGCGGGTCTGATACACGGTCGCCTGAATGGCCGGACAATGCCGCGGTGACAGTCAGCAGAAATCAAACCGAAGCCACCCTGACCTGGCCGGCAGCCACGGACAACGTAGGTGTCGTCAACTACAGAATCAAACGTGACGGGGTAGTATTGGGCAGCGTAGACGGCAGTACGACCACATACACCGACACAGGGTTGCAACAGGGCACGAACACATATGTCTGGTCGGTTGAAGCGGTTGATGCGGCAGGCAACTGGAGTACGGCCATTACCGGACAGGGTTTGTCCGGACAAAATCCTTTGTCTTTCGTTGCCGCAAGCTCCACACTGACGACAGTCAACGGTGACAATTCCACCGACGACGGCCCCATAGAGGGGAGTACCACTGTGCCGGTGAACCCCACGGTCAGGCTTTACTTTGACCGGGGTGTGACGACCGATGCTGTCTGGAGCAACAACCAGCAATGTCTTACCATGCAGGACAGCACAGGCACAAAGGTACCCATAAATGTTTTCAAATTAGACTCTACAACAATTAACGATAACTTACACTATATCTTCATCACCCCGAAGAGCAATCTGACTTCCGGGAAAACGTACAAAATCATCATCAGCAAAAATTTGACGGCCAATAACGGACATACACTCGGCGAAAACAACGGAAACACGAACGAAGTCGTTACCTTCACTGTAGCGGCAAGCTCCGGCTCTCCCACTTCCGGTGGCAGTGGGATCTCTGTTACCACCAACGGCCCCACCTATACCAACGGGAGCGCCTCTGTTGACCCGGCTGTCGGGGCGACAGTCGGATTGGGCGACCTGGCCAGGGTAGTTATACCCGCCAATGCTCTACAAGAAACCGGCTCTGTTACGGTTGACATCAAGAAGGTAACCTCGCCGCCGGAAATTCCCGCAGGCTTTAAAGCGGTAAGCGACGTGTATGAGTTCAGCGTTGGAGACAAGACTGCCTATAGCTTTGCTGAAAAAGTTGCCCTGACGTTTGAATTCGACGCTTCCCAAATCGGATCGGACGGGGTACCGGCCGTATTTTACTACGACGAGTCCCAGGCAAAGTGGGTCAATATCGGGGGCACGGTGTCCGGTTCGACCATCACTGTGGAGGTGGAGCATTTCACCAAATATGCCGTGTTTGCCGTACCAAAGGCAGCGACCCCGGTTGTCACACCCACGCAGGAAACCTTGAATGACATCGAGGGCCACTGGGCTCAAAACAACATTGAAAAACTGGTGGCCTTAGGGGCTGTCAGCGGCTATCCCGACGGCAGCTTCAAGCCCGACGGTACCATCACCAGAGCAGAATTTGCCACCATACTTGTAAAGGCGTTCAAGCTTACCCCCAAAAGCGGTAAAGTCTTTGCGGACACCGCCGGTCACTGGGCCGAAGACAATATTGCTACGGCAGCAGCCAACGGAGTACTCAGCGGTTATGACGACAACACTTTTGGTCCGGACGACCTGATTACCCGCGAGCAGATGGCCATAATGGTTGTAAAAGCCGCGCGCTTAACCATGATCTCCGAAGGAACCTCTTTTGCGGATAACTCCGGTATATCCGAGTGGGCTAAAGGCGCTGTTGCCACGGTGGTAAAGAACGGGCTTATGAAAGGATACCCGGACAACACCTTCCAGCCCCTGGGCAGCGCTACCAGGGCGGAAGCGGTGACGGTGATCGTCAACGCACTGTAA